The sequence ATCCCAGACAATTGAAAAGAACATAATTCAGAAAGGAATAAGCATAACTATATCATAAATATGCTATTTtataccaaaaaaatttaaaaataactagAAATTAATTGTCTATTTGCTATTTGGAGAAgacattttgaaaatttgtgtgCAACAGAGAAAGTGTATGTTGTAAAAACATGAAAcacaaaaattatttgaaatttgtatTATATTAATTCGTTCGTCGAATTAACTGCCTTGTCCTTATGCAGAGAagacaaatttgaaaaaattttgtttagAGGTAAAGTATTTTAAAATTGTGGATCAACGTGGAGAGGTTGAGGAGGAATGGTTGACAATATAAGGTTATTTTTCAAATCGTAGATAAGACTTATTTTATGAGTGTAATGTTTCAGAAGCAACTGATGTGTTTGAGTTGAAGAGGAAAACTAAAACGTGTAAAGGGCATTGTGGGCAAATTAAAAAACATACCAACACACCAATATATTGTATGTTGcacatctttaataaaataataataaataaatatatatatatatatatacacatataataTAGAGAAATGATATGGTGAACAATCATCGTGAGCACTCATGTGAGCACTTGCTGACGTGTCACTCACCTATTGGATGTGCATGATGTCACATTGGCATGTGCTCACATGGGTGCTCACGATAGTTGTTCACCATATCATTtctctacatatatatatatatataaacaatatGTCTCTTAGACACCATATTTTTTAAGCTAAAaatgttatattatatatatataaataaaaatatgtaacTTATTATTTCCGGTTAGCATCTCAAATACATGTATAACATTGTTTTTGAGTTGGGAAGGGGTTACATGTATAACTTTTAAAACTAACTAAACTCACAAATAACATTCTCTTCTTAACAGCTATTCTTCTTTAACCTGCAAAACTAATTAAATTAACAAATACACAAATACTTTACAAATTATGGATGGTTGCACAATCTGTGAGCTATACTTTAAAAATAGGAAGAAAATCAAATTATAACTCATGGAAATTTCTTGCTTATGTAATTATTTCCTTAAAAagattttgttttcttattcTTATGTGCAAATTTCAAATGACGAtaaaacttatccagaaagagtgcatcttcaattccataacgCTCGACTATAGTTTTTCGGTACAGACTACTAAATCTATCTCTAAGTTCATAAGGCATCGAAGTAAACAAACTTATAGTGGACCTTGATTCTTGATGTCATTGAATGCGATTATTTTGTCCCTCAGTGTTACTTTCTATTTGATAGGTTTCTGTTGTCCCTCCGTGTTGTTGATTGATAaatgcattttgtatgcattattttatgttatttttatgtttattttgcatACATTTGTGTCATCTCATTATGTTTTGATGTGTTTTGATGTGATTTATTGCatatgtgtgcatttcactTTCCGAGTTAATTTTTGtaggaaaattgatttttgatgaatgaattacggagaagccatgataaaaatatcattttttattttagaaagatccaaatccaatctctacCGTTCAAATTAAATtcaggatgttttgaagctgctgtccaaatttcagcttgatccgacgactagaactcgagatatgattttttcaagaaaactgcacACTGGAAAAAACACATGCACGGACCTAGGAACGAAcatggcacggggtccgtgcatatcGCGAAATTTTTAGAATTGGGACAGAAaactgctcgctcgagcgcttctttacgcgctcgagcgagaattacggacaggaaaaaaaataaaacagaagaTCTCTCGCTCGAGAGCCTGACGGCGTGCaaactttttatttttggaaactcttatTCGTGAAGGATGCAATCATTTGAAGATTTGGGGCGTATAAATAGGCTTTTTATCATCAGATGAAGGGTTCCAGACGTGTTCTATCATAGAAGAGAGGCGGCTACaagcttgggagagaagatttctcttttctttcttcttttcttctttttatttttagttcatgattaaaaactttgtttgaatcatgattctaaactttgagtagttctttcttttcgatcaaggccacgtgattgagccagacaaatttatgtagaaaacttggatgtttatttgggatttttcagacttgattttattttattgattgttatatttatgtttgtcttgtgaatagcctgataAACTGTTTGCTTgattgttaatcgattccaagtcgacagaggatggattgatttcgatcactttaaTAAtaaacacatggtaaaaccgacttaAAATAGAATtccgtttcagtgtgcggttttagctgaaaactgaattctcatagttTTTCATGCGCTTGAATTTGACtagaattacgaaaaattaatccgtcaatatttgaataggtttgattgttctagaaatatacctttgaacaagttaggagaatttccgtaatttaagattaaatctgagtcctgaatcggctacttgttacataatttgtctggtacctacgtgtgtccttgatcaatCTTTTCTCatattgaatttaatccaaaGTTCTTGCTGTGTTTTTAATTGAactttatttgcaatttaagttcttaatttaaaatctaaaatttcattacttttattggttagtctagattaagtaggaataatcatattttggtacTCATACATATACAGTCCTTGTGAGTttgacatctggacctttgccCACTatctattacttgacctggtacgatTGCCAGTATATttttatcacaccgatttaggcggtcaagtttttggcgccattgccgAGGACTGTttgtgatatcagaatttttatttcacttgatattagactttattttaatttagtttattaaattctgaattctcttcttttcttggttattttcaggtactatctgttgtgcatgcatagcattCGATCTAGAGAGCTTCTACCACTTGATTTAGAGATCGAACGCATGCTCAGCAGGATCCGAAAGGCTAAGAGATCTATCaatcttgaacttgagaaagAATTTGAATCAAAGAAAGGTATGGCGGACAACAGAACTGTTCTTGACTTGATTCGTCCACCaactgaaggttatggatctagcatcgttCGCCCTGCTATGGATGCAAATAACTTTGAATTGAAGCATTCAATTATTCAGATGATTCAGTTGCAAGCCATATTTTTGGGCACATCTGTgtaagacccctacgctcatttGGAGCGTTTTCTGTCTATCTGTGACACTTTCAAGATTAATGGGGTAAattctgatgcagtgcgactacagttattcccattctctctacaaagCAAAGCTATGGAATGGCTAGATGATTTCCTGCGGGTTCTATCACTACATGGACCCaacttgttcaaacttttttgaacaagtatttccctcctacAAAAATGGCAAAATTATTCTTTGACATCATCTCattcaagcaaaaggagggagaatctcttcatgcggcatggaccagattcaagaagatgttgaggatgttccctcaacataatcttactcagagccacCAGACTCAGACAttctacaatggggctgatcagtctgttcgatccatgttgTATGCTGCTGCCAATGGAAGATTATTTAGGAAGACACCAGCAGAGGCATGAGAGATCATTGGGAACATGGCCGAAAGCAACATAGGATGGTCGGATGTGAAGAAGGAGAAAAAGGCTGGAGTTCTTGAAGTTGATGCTTTAATGGCCGTGAATGCGAAGATTGATGCTTTGGCGGACCAAATGACACTTATGAAATCATCGCCAGTTAATCAAGTGCAGGGGAATAAGACAAAAGAACATCAGTTTTTTGAGGTGGAGGCggctaattttgcaggaaatcaAGAATGGCAGTCGCACAACTCATACAACAATACCTACAATCAGAACTTGCAGAACCAACCTAAGCAAGAGGTGCAGAAGCCAAGCTttgaggagatcatgatgaaGTATGTTGTGGGAACTAAGGCAAGACTGCAGAATCAAGAAGCTATGTTGAAAAAGTTGGAGACTCAGATGGCCCAAATAGCAACCCAACTTTCGAATAGAGCACCCGGTTCACTGCCAAGCAACACTGAAACAAATCCTAGGGATgtgaatgctatcatggtcGTTACTAGAGTAAAATCTGAGGAACCTGAGAAGAATATCGACGGAGATGGAAAAAAATAGGACACGGGCAGCCCCGCACCACCATTGCcggcaggtaagaaaggtaagacttcaaaatttgaagtaaaTGCTGATGTTGATATGTCTACTTTACATTTTCCTCAAATAGCTAAGCAATTATTGTTTGAtcatcaatttaaaaagtttcttgaaattttcaagaaattgcatagtaacataccttttgcataTGATTTAGCTAAGATGCCGAATTATGCCAGATTTCTGAAGGATTTactgaagaataaaaagaaGCTGAACGATCTGGCGCAAGTCAAAATTAATGAGGAGTGCTCTGCGGTGATCCAAAATAGGCTTCCACAAAAATTTCAAGATCCAGTGAGTTTCTCTATACCGTGCAATATTGGTCAATTTTCTATTGATAATGCATTGTGCGACTTAGGGGCAAGTATCAATTTGATATCTTATTGAATTGCTTAGAAATTAAGTATGGGGGTGATTGAACTCACTACCATATTTCTTAAGCTTGCAGATCGCTCTGTCAAATATCCTAGAGGGGTAGTAGAGAATGTATTAGTTAAAGTGGATAAACTAATTTTCCCTgttgattttgttgttattgatATGGATGAGGATTATGTGGTTCCTATGATTTTAGGCCGTCCATTTCTTGCTACTAGTAGGgctttaattgatgttgaaaaGGGGGAGTTAGTTTTCAGGATGAATGATGAGTAAGTCGTGTTTAATATGCTGAAGTCGGCTAGCAATAGCCAAATTTCAAAATCTTGCTCTACCGtaaattttattgatttgattcaTGATGTTGGAGAATGTCAGCAGGTTCAGCTCTCCAGAGAGATCGATCCCATGAAAAATCTCAATAGAAGTGAAGCAAGCAGTTGCAGGATTGATAAGACTTCATCCAAAATGGTGGATGAGTCACCTTGAATTTGGCCACTAGAGAGGGGaacatagtcgggctatagactataaatttagcgctgactgagaggcaacccagtgttcttttccTTGCTCTTTATTTTAGTttagttttttttgtttatttttatttgatttttacttCTTTCTCATGCCAGTTTGCCATGCCTGACTGGTATATCAAGTCCGCTGCTACCGTCCcaactaggggtgcaaacgaaccgaaccttttcgtgagctttacgagcccgctcgataaatatttgattcgtattcgagcttatcgaactcgagccaaattcgaacatgtttgaactttttttcgagccgagctcgagccgaaattactctgttcgatagttcacgaatagttcgcgagccttaatatttaattaatataatataattatataataatatatatacattttgagcttttcgaaccataatatccgaatagttcacgaataggttcgaatatttcgaaccaaactcgaactcgaactacAGTTCGAGCCGAaatcgagccaaaatatttgaaattatcgaacttcgaatcgagctcgaactcgaatatactttatcgagccgaattcgagccttaaaattttaccattattcggctcgattcggttcgtttgcacccctagtccCAACTGATACTGCCGAGAAGAAAGCGGACGAATTtataaccaggggagtgttatttttgttttcattgagTTTATgttcgtctttgcatttgttcgttttgcattatgttcattgtttctgaagattgagggcaatgctttggataagtatgggggtagactagattattttattgtttgttgtgtttgtgttgcattcgtaatgtttcgtgtttgtttgcatatagtttgtttttgttgttgtttgcatgtgTGCATAAGTAGGATGAGGAATGATATTCAATGATTatgaagttgaaaaaaaaaataattgatttttggtGAAAATTTTTGCTCTTAATTAGATATGAGAAACCGGAGGTTGctagtgaatatttttaagcacgcatgttagaccagTAAAGTGTAGCGATATCattgatgatgtttgtgtctgtttgaccattgcacgacattaggtgtttagtgatcttgattttgtcaTGTGAATTTCAATGATTTTTTGACATTACACTTaggatcttgggcgcacctaaatttttgaaaatttttaattgatatgaattttttaaaacaaatttaattCCATTCGGTTGATTGGCAAgtaattgaaatcctaattacttttttcttgactaagtatgcagaTTAAATGAGGTTAAAagcttaaaaatctaaaatttgaaataaatttaataacgaTTCCATTCGGgcctggaaagggattgaaTTCCTAAAATTAccgatccatggctaagttCGCGGGTTCAATGGGATTGTGGCTCcgtccgggctatagacgagggtattgaaattcgaatcctatatATCCttgttatagctaagtttgagggtaattattggggcttaaaaaAAATGGGatgtaaaatccggaggtgtgtaatttatCTCAAGAGAGGTGTTTTTGTGTTAGAGGTTGTTTAGAGGTAGGGACACTTGATTGTAAAATttacactgatttgtcataggttgctaagtagtcttaaaatagattcttgttaagttgcatgtaactttaataacatggcacacacacacgttcacgctaaAACGATGCTGTATTATGGAAAATCAAGAGTATGTGTGATTTTATCTGGTGCATGTGACTTCTCAGAGGCTAATTCTCATTAATTTTTCCTACTTtcttttttttgtgtttgtttgtcatatgtcttgctcgagggcgagcaagatttaagtataggggtgttgataagtgaattttgtatgcattattttatgttatttttatgtttattttgcacACATTTGTATCGTCTCATTGTGTTTTGATGTGATTTATTGCatatgtgtgcatttcactctccgggttaattgtTGTAGGAAATGGATTTTTGATGAATGAATTACGAAAAAgccatgataaaaaaatattttttttttattttataaaactccaaataaaatctccaccattcaaattaaagttcaagatgttttaaagctgctgtccaaatttcatctTGATTCGATGGCTAGaacttgagatatgattttttcaaaaaaactacGCGCTGGAAAAAACACATGCACGGacctggcacggggtccgtgcatatcgcaaaatttttagaattGGGACAGAAAACTACTTTATCGAGTGCTTCTTTACGCGCTCGAGAAAGAATTACGgacagaaaaaaataaaacagaagatctctcgctcgagcgcatgtttaggcgctcgagcgagacggcGTGCAgactttttatttttggaaactcttatTCGCGAAGGATGCAATCTTTTGAATATTTGGGGCATATAAATAGACTTTTTATCATCAGAAGGGTTCCAGAGGTGTTCAATCATAGAAGAGAGGCGGCTACAGGCTTgtgagagaagatttctcttttctttcttctttttatttttagttcatgattaaaaacattgTTTTAATCATGATTTTAGAATTTGAGTAGTTCTTtattttcgatcaaggccacgtgattgggccagaaaaatttatgtagaaaacttgtatgttattttgggatttttcagaattgattttattttattgattgttagatttatgtttttcttttgaatagcctgatcaactgtttgtttgcttgttaatcgattccaagtcgacagaggagggattgatttcgatcactttaaTAATAAACACATGGTAAAATTgactaaaaatagtattcgatttcagtgcggattttaggtgaaaactaaaTTATCACAGTTTTTCATgcgtttgaatttgattagaattgcGAAAAATTAATTCGTCAATATttaaataggtttgattgttctagaaatagacatttgaacaagttaggagaattctcataatttaagattaaatatgATTCATTACTCGACTACTTGTTTCATAATTTTTCTGGTACCTACGtttgtccttgatcgaacttttctcatattgaatttaatccaaaGTTCATGTTGTGTTTTTAATTGAactttatttgcaatttaagttcttaatttaaaatatgaaatttcatcacttttattggttagtctagattaagttggaataatcatattttggtactcatacatatacaattcatgtgggttcgacatctggacctttgtccactatctattacttgacctggtacgcttgctagtagatttttatcacatCGATTTAGGCGGTCATTGATCGGTAGACAAATTTAGATGGAGTCTAGGAAATAAAcaatgtaaggccctgaaattaattatttcgagattagcataattgattattatttaatttgaaattattgaaGATTAATTGAGCcgagattgaattgatttaatttggagtttcagggaccgaattgcaattaaACCGGTTGACTAGTCAAAGgagattattatattatttgttatatataatatctACCTCTCACCATCACTCTCCAATCCCCTCTCTTTCTCCTTCCTCTCTCCCTCACGCCTAAAGCCGAGAAGCCATGGCCAACGATTCTCCAAACttttcttccgtccgattcgcacgatccatCCGTtagaattttgaattgaagaCATATTCACGATcgccgcaacgagggcttcattctgacgtaagttttgctacgatccacgaactttgaattttattgggttgttagaatttgatactcttcgagtatgttgtgcttgagctagcatagatcgtgtattcgaagtcggttcggaaaaagaacgaagtttgaattttatatgatttttgaggcatgAATTCGAAATGAggttttggattttggttggattttgattgttttgttgattgagaaGTTGATATGAGTTATATAGAATGGTTGGATGGTGtggatgatttttggtttgaccgtttatagccgttatgtcatcgaaatcgagttttgaatTATCGGTTTTATtattcggtttgaattccgggtttgtttgagttgatgaattgatatcgaatccgtatgtccaacattttcagatttggttgacgattcgggtttggaacgaactttgaagttgaatcgattcgagagttgaagacggtatattattgaGCTTCTTGTTTTGATTGGTTTTGATTCGATTCAATATTGATTTAGTTCgttattattttcagatttgaatcctcgacgaacttgaaaaggtaaaatgACGACATTCGAATGAttgggacgattaactcgaatttgatttaattcgagTGTCCaagagaaatcacatacttgtatgctatttgaattatttgatttttatttgaatgagtttaattgcacttgcatacatcttgagccgaagattcgaatcgttttgaatttagacgatttagggaactatattgaagtggctttggattttgagtttttccaatcgctagaatacttcttatagttgctctaaagtctaggggtttgagttgaacgacatccaccccgaatgggtgtgtcggtgagttgttcgtgaaaacttgaccccgggatcccaactgaGTACCGATTAATattgattatccgattagataatcccgagttttgaagtcatgcattgcattttaatgcattttcAGTTAAGTGCTGATATGCCATTTGTTGAATTGATTGACTCGTCGTTTTATATGacatgaattgttatattatttgaaattgttttattt comes from Henckelia pumila isolate YLH828 chromosome 4, ASM3356847v2, whole genome shotgun sequence and encodes:
- the LOC140861380 gene encoding uncharacterized protein, whose amino-acid sequence is MPNYARFLKDLLKNKKKLNDLAQVKINEECSAVIQNRLPQKFQDPKLSMGVIELTTIFLKLADRSVKYPRGVVENVLVKVDKLIFPVDFVVIDMDEDYVVPMILGRPFLATSRALIDVEKGELVFRMNDE